The Gemmatimonadota bacterium sequence CTCCTGTTCATGCAACACGGCGCGCAGAAGCTCTTCGGCTGGTTCGGGGGCAACGCCGTCGCCAGCTGGTTCGCGTTCCCGCTGGGCGTGGCCGGCCTGCTGGAGTTCTTCGGGGGGATCCTGATCCTCATCGGCCTGTTCACCCGCCCCGTCGCGTTCATCCTGGCCGGGCAGATGGCGGTGGCGTTCTGGTGGCGCCACTACCCCAACGGGGTCTGGCCCATCCAGAACGGTGGGGAGCCGGCCGTGCTCTTCTGCTTCATCTTCCTGTACCTGGCCGTGGTGGGCGGGGGGCGGTACGGGATAGACGGGTGGAGGAAGAGACGGCGGTGAGGGAGAGAGCATTCCCGGAATGAAGAAGGCGCCCGGCCGCGAACGGCCGGGCGCCTTCCTGCTTCAGCGGAGTCGAGACCGGCTCAGCCGCAGTGCTCGGCGAACGCCGCCTTGAGGTCGTCGGCGATCTGATACGGGCTGCGCCCCTCGATCTGGTGGCGCTCCATCATGTAGACGAGCTCGCCGTCCTTGAACAGCGCGACCGACGGAGACGACGGCGGATAGCCC is a genomic window containing:
- a CDS encoding DoxX family protein, encoding MVELFRSLLRIVAGLLFMQHGAQKLFGWFGGNAVASWFAFPLGVAGLLEFFGGILILIGLFTRPVAFILAGQMAVAFWWRHYPNGVWPIQNGGEPAVLFCFIFLYLAVVGGGRYGIDGWRKRRR